TTAAGGTGGATTTGGCGGAGCGACGTAAGGTGCTGTTGGCCAACAACAAGCTGCTGGAAGAGCAGCGATTGACGCAGCGTACGCAGTTCGATCTCGAAATGATGAACGAATTAGGCTACTGCTCGGGCATTGAAAACTATTCTCGCTATCTCTCTGGGCGTAAGCCGGGTGAAGCTCCGCCAACGTTGTTTGATTATCTTCCTGCTGATGGACTGTTGGTGATTGATGAATCCCACGTAACCATTCCTCAAATTGGCGGTATGTACCGCGGCGACCGAGCACGTAAAGAGACGCTGGTGGAGTATGGATTCCGCCTCCCCTCGGCGCTTGATAACCGCCCAATGCGTTTTGAAGAGTTTGAGGCCTTGGCACCGCAAACCATCTATGTGTCTGCAACGCCGGGTAATTATGAGCTCGAAAAATCGGGTAGCGATATTGTCGATCAGGTTGTGCGCCCGACCGGTTTGCTTGATCCATTAATTGAGGTGCGCCCGGTTGCCACACAGGTTGACGATTTGCTCTCTGAAATTCGTATTCGTGAGGCAATTAATGAGCGTGTGCTGGTCACTACGTTGACCAAGCGAATGGCGGAGGACTTAACCGAATATCTCGACGAACACGGCGTACGGGTTCGCTATCTGCATTCGGATATCGATACCGTTGAACGTGTGGAGATCATCCGCGATCTCCGTCTCGGTGAGTTTGATGTTCTGGTCGGTATCAACCTTCTTCGTGAGGGGCTCGATATGCCAGAGGTCTCTCTGGTCGCGATTTTAGATGCAGACAAAGAAGGCTTCCTGCGCTCAGAGCGTTCGCTGATTCAGACGATTGGCCGTGCGGCACGTAACCTGAATGGTAAAGCGATTCTTTATGGCGATCGCATCACCAACTCCATGGAGAAAGCGATTGGTGAAACGGAGCGTCGTCGTGCAAAACAGGAAGCGTATAACCTTGAGCATGGCATCACACCACAGGCGCTGAATAAGAAAGTTTCCGATATTCTCCAACTGGGTGAAGCATCGTCACGCGGCAAAGGGAAGCATGGGCGAAGCAGTAAAGCCGCTGAGTCTTCTGCGGCCTATCAAGCGCTTTCGCCAAAACAGATCGAGCAGAAAATTCGCGATCTGGAAGCACAGATGTATAAACATGCTCAGAACCTTGAGTTTGAAGAGGCGGCGAGCCTGAGGGACGATATTCAGGCGTTGCGCGATCAGTTCATTGCGATGTCTTAATACCCATAAAGCCGCTGGGCACTTCAATATGTCAGCGGCTTGCACTCTCAGGCCGCAGTCAGTATGGTGTGCGAAAATTTTTTAAACTCGTAAAGAGTCCATTGCCGACAGGAATTTTCATGAACGCCCAAACTTCTAAAGACCCTTTGCATGGCATCACGCTGGAAGCTTTGCTGACATCACTGGTGGAGCGTTATGGCTGGGCTGAG
This is a stretch of genomic DNA from Hafnia alvei. It encodes these proteins:
- the uvrB gene encoding excinuclease ABC subunit UvrB; this encodes MSKTFKLHSAFKPDGDQPEAIRRLEAGLENGLAHQTLLGVTGSGKTFTIANVIADLNRPTMVMAPNKTLAAQLYGEMKQFFPENAVEYFVSYYDYYQPEAYVPSSDTFIEKDSSVNEHIEQMRLSATKALLERKDVIVVASVSAIYGLGDPDAYLKMMLHLTRGMIIDQRAILRRLSELQYARNDQAFQRGTFRVRGEVIDIFPAESEDEALRVELFDEEVERLSLFDPLTGQLIQEVQRFTVYPKTHYVTPRERILQAMEDIKVDLAERRKVLLANNKLLEEQRLTQRTQFDLEMMNELGYCSGIENYSRYLSGRKPGEAPPTLFDYLPADGLLVIDESHVTIPQIGGMYRGDRARKETLVEYGFRLPSALDNRPMRFEEFEALAPQTIYVSATPGNYELEKSGSDIVDQVVRPTGLLDPLIEVRPVATQVDDLLSEIRIREAINERVLVTTLTKRMAEDLTEYLDEHGVRVRYLHSDIDTVERVEIIRDLRLGEFDVLVGINLLREGLDMPEVSLVAILDADKEGFLRSERSLIQTIGRAARNLNGKAILYGDRITNSMEKAIGETERRRAKQEAYNLEHGITPQALNKKVSDILQLGEASSRGKGKHGRSSKAAESSAAYQALSPKQIEQKIRDLEAQMYKHAQNLEFEEAASLRDDIQALRDQFIAMS